AGAGAAGAATTTTTTGTCCAAGCTAGCCATGTAGATTGTGTTTTGCCATAACGTAGAGCAGATGACACTTGACAGCAAGATCGAGAGCAAGCGCCCCGGAATTCAATCAACTGTTCCATCAGCGGCGATCGCCGGGATGGTAAGCGTGGAATCGTTTCATGTGGCGGGGAGCTAGCCGAGCGGCAGTTGACTTGCCGAGACTTGATAGTTGGAAAGCAATGCGTGGTTCCGACGACACTCGTTTAGTCAGATCATCCCGGGCCATAAAAGAAGGCGTTCCACGCCTTGCACCATCACACCATCACGATCGAGCACTCGCAACAGCTTCACTCAACTCGCAGTGAAGATCACCTAGAGACCGACTAGCAGTGATCGATGGCGTCCGTCCGGCGCCCGTGCGCGGTGGCGCTGCTCGCCTGCGCCGCCGCATTCCTCGTGACGGTCGGTGCCCAGCCGAAGGACAACCCCATTTTGTCGGACCCCAACGTGGTCCCCATCTACATGAGCCCCGGCGCGCAGCCCACCGTGGTGAGCTGCTACAACCAGAGCAGCCCGTCGCAGGCCCCAGAGTGCATGATTCCGGTGCGCCGGTGCCCCGCCGGCTGCCGCGACCTCTGCTACGTGCACTGCCCCAGCTGCAAGCTCGTCTGCAGTAAGAACACCACGCACATACACGTCcatgttttttttttgcattcATTTCACAGTTGAAGTTGCTGATCGATCGTGTGCTTGGCGCATCATTGGAACCCAACAGTGTGTGAACTGGCCGGCACGGAGTGCTACGACCCGCGCTTCGTGGGTGGCGACGGCAACAAGTTCCTCTTCCACGGCCGCAGGGACGCCGACTTCTGCCTGCTCTCCGACGCCAACCTGCACATCAACGCGCACTTCATCGGCAAGCGCAACGTGAAGGCGGCGCGTGACTTCACATGGGTGCAGGCGCTCGGCATCCGCTTCGGTGGCCACCGCCTCTACCTCGGCGTCAAGAGGACGGTCACCTGGGACAACGCCGTCGACCGCCTCGTCATCACCTTCGACGGCGTGCCCGTCGAGCTGGACGCGGCGCCGGCCGCCAGCTGGAGCCCGGCCTCCGCGCCCGCGCTGTCCGTCTTCCGCATCGGCAAGGCCAACGGCGTGGTGGTGCGCCTCGACGGCCGGTTCCGCATCGTCGCCAACGCGGTGCCGGTGACTGAGGAGGACTCGAGGGTCCACGACTACGGCCTCACCGCCGACGACAGCCTCGCGCACCTCAACGTCGCATTCAAGTTCAACTCCATCAGCGCCGACGTGCACGGCGTGCTCGGCCAGACCTACCGCCCGGACTACGTCAGCGCCGGGGTTGACATGGGCGCCAAGATCCCGGTGATGGGGGGTGCCGCAAAGTACCAGGTGTCGGACATCTTCGGGACGGACTGCGAGGTGGCGCGCTTCGCCGGAGAGGACGTCGTCCGCGTCGGGGCGGTCGACATGATCGACGAGCCGGCCGACACCATGTGCGGCAGCGGCAAGGGCAGCGCCGGGCTGGTCTGCAAGAAGTGAAGTACGAGTATTGCGAGCTGATTTTGCTTCATTACCCTCGTAAGTGTGCCCATACACGTCTACGTGCTCGCTGCTGCTACACCACGTTATTGGTAGTAGCTCCGCATTTGCTTTCCAAATAAATCACCTGCTGGTGATGATGTCGTGTCTTGTGTGTTAGTCAAACGATCGTCGTGTAGGGCAACGTTGGAAATCCAGGCGTTGCTCGGCGTGCCAGGCTAGGATAGGATCGGCAGGGCATGATCCGAAGATCGAAGTTCATATGCATGTCGAGTCGAGCCCATCTTAGCTGCTTTTTCCCCCTCAATGTATTTTTTCAAATATAATGATTGAGCAATCAAGTTTGTTTTTCATGTTATATTACATGTGTGAGATACAGTTTTCCATTGAGCTACATCGGAAGGTGGATCGGGATTCCTTACCGTGCCTTGAAACAAACGCCACGTACCTGCCAATGTGTCGCCCCTTTTAGCTCGTCCCTTCCCTTTGCGCGCCACTCAGCTTCATCGGCAATCACAGCTAGCTCCGCCTCCGCGTGATCATATTCCTTGCGTCGCCTTGCTCCAAGCGGCAGAGCTACAGACAGAGGCAGTGCAATATAAACAACGTCATCTCGCGGATGTCTCTGTGGGCTGCCATATCAGGACAGGAGCAGCGATGGCGGGCGGGCAGCCGGAGGAGAGCCAGCAACCGCAGCTTGTTCGTGTTCGGCGGCAGCGCCCTGGCCACCATGAGCCACCGACGCAACCACCGGCGCCGCGCAAGATAAGGAGAAAGCGGCGTGGCCGCCGCCTTCGCAGCCTCGTCTTGCTGCTCGGTCTCCTCGCCTTCCTCCTCTACCTGCGGAGGCGCCGCCGTAGGCGGCGCCGACGGAGTCACGCCGGCGGGCGGGTCGTCGCCATCGTCGCGGAGTAGGGCCAAGGCTCCGTCGCGCGTCAAGGACGATAAGCTGCCGCACAAGATTTTCGTGAGTCATGACGTGCCCGGCCCCGCACCTTGACATTCGATTGCGTGCGTTCGTCAATCTGGAGTTCGTGCGCACAAGGATTGGATCGTCCGACATCCATGGGAATTGATCGGTTCGTATAAATTTCCAGTTTATCTCATCGTGTGCCTTTTTCCTCCAACATTGCTCTACGCTCTACGGTGCAATGCACGCGGCGTTTCTGCCGGTGGAGCTTTGTTCAAGGAGACGCGTATTTTTGTGGGTTTAAATTGCTATATCATGTTGCAGTTTCTTTCTGCTCTCAGACATGTAAGTTGGCCCATGCCATGGCGGCAGGGGCGAGTGGTATGCTGCGTACGGCTTCCGGTCGCTGTGGCAGGAGTCTGCCATGACTCTGTATCTGTCCAGGTCGCCAGCAATTATGGCCAGTTCTTTTGAGCTGTGTTGTAAAAATAAGCTCTTGTGCAAATAAGCCTCACATAAGGGCATGTGAAGATAAGCCCTAAATAATAAGGCAGGCCAGTTCCTTTCAGAGCCTGTTTTTTCATGTCGGCGATGAAAAGTTTGTAATGCTCTTGGACCCTATTGTTGTCAGATTAAATGATATTAGAGTTATTTTTATCGTATTGATGCCTATATGAATATAAATTTGACTTTCAAACACCACAACATGTtatctatctactatctactaCCTTTATAAAAGAAAGAGAGGAGCAGATCCAGACAATTATATCCGTCCATCTACATGATCTGATGGCTCATAATCCTTCCGTATTTAACCCAACAAGCCATAATTAAGCCACTTACGTACAGTCCACCGATCGCTAAAACAGAACGTTCCCACGACCTCTGGCCCCGCCCGCACGATCTCACGCCCCGCGTCGTTACTCCCGCACAACCTCGCGCCCCCGCGCCATTCCTCCTGCAGCTTCAGATCGAGAAGGATGGATATATC
The window above is part of the Triticum aestivum cultivar Chinese Spring chromosome 2A, IWGSC CS RefSeq v2.1, whole genome shotgun sequence genome. Proteins encoded here:
- the LOC123185460 gene encoding uncharacterized protein: MASVRRPCAVALLACAAAFLVTVGAQPKDNPILSDPNVVPIYMSPGAQPTVVSCYNQSSPSQAPECMIPVRRCPAGCRDLCYVHCPSCKLVCMCELAGTECYDPRFVGGDGNKFLFHGRRDADFCLLSDANLHINAHFIGKRNVKAARDFTWVQALGIRFGGHRLYLGVKRTVTWDNAVDRLVITFDGVPVELDAAPAASWSPASAPALSVFRIGKANGVVVRLDGRFRIVANAVPVTEEDSRVHDYGLTADDSLAHLNVAFKFNSISADVHGVLGQTYRPDYVSAGVDMGAKIPVMGGAAKYQVSDIFGTDCEVARFAGEDVVRVGAVDMIDEPADTMCGSGKGSAGLVCKK